From Erigeron canadensis isolate Cc75 chromosome 8, C_canadensis_v1, whole genome shotgun sequence, one genomic window encodes:
- the LOC122610728 gene encoding uncharacterized protein LOC122610728 → MGNCVRKDSDKQWGGDYWGSPIASPEHALLSGQPCQVVQKNDQDSYKRPSTETKIKIKITKKQLEKILDMKEMQGLTLQQVLDHLINGRDDGFESNQRSWRPALQSIAE, encoded by the coding sequence ATGGGAAATTGCGTAAGGAAAGATTCCGACAAACAATGGGGCGGGGATTACTGGGGATCTCCAATAGCGTCACCAGAACATGCCTTACTTTCGGGCCAACCATGTCAAGTAGTTCAAAAAAATGATCAAGATTCCTATAAAAGACCGTCTACCGAgacaaagataaagataaaaataacgAAAAAACAGTTGGAGAAAATATTGGACATGAAGGAAATGCAAGGATTGACATTACAACAAGTGTTGGATCATTTGATCAATGGTCGAGACGACGGATTTGAATCGAATCAACGCTCGTGGAGACCTGCTCTTCAGAGTATAGCCGAATGA